AGGGTCCCATTGGGGAGTCTGCAATGGCATAGGCCACACTATAATCTGGTCCTGTCCAGCCGCCTTCAGACCACATAAAATAATATTTGCCATCGCGAATAAACATAAACGGACCTTCCACATAACTATCTGGAGTAATTTCTTTAAAGGTAGAACCGTCTTCAAAAGGTATAAAACCGGTAAAATCATCATTTAGTTTAGCAACATTGCAATGCTTCCAACCCCCATAAAACAGGTAATATTGACCGTCCTTGTCCTTAAAAGCAAATTGATCAATAGGTTGTGCACCATTATGGAATTTGTCTATAAGCGGTTTTCCCAGATGGTCTTTAAAAGGTCCACCGGGATTATCACTTACAGCGACACCAATACCCCCTTCTTCCTCATCGCCCTGAATATCATTAGCACCGAAGAATAAATAATATTTGTCATCTTTTTCAATAATGGAAGGTGCCCACATTGCCTTGTGCGCCCATTTTACTGCAGATGTATCCAAAACCTTAGGGTGTTTAGTCCAATTAACAAGATCTGGAGATGAAAAAGCATCTAAAAAAACCTGCTCTTCATAAGGTGCGGAAAAGGTAGGGTAGATCCAGTAGGCATTGTCAAAAATAATTCCTTCAGGGTCAGCATACCAACCAGGAAACACCGGATTATTATTTTGAGCGATAGCAGGTAAAGCTGCCATTACTAAGGAAAAAAGGAGAATTTTTTTCATGAAGCTAATATTTTGGGTCTAAATATATGAAATTCTCAGAGTAAATCGTTTTAGCAAATGCATATATTGTTAATTTAAAGTTTTACACGTTCTCCAGTTTTAGCGCTTTTCTTAGCTGCTTCAAGTATTTCTACCACAATCAGATTATTTTCAAGGGAAGAAAGATCGTTCTTTGTCTCTACATTATGATTTATGACAGCTTGTAAATAGGTAAGATGATCTTTATGGAAATCTTCCGTAAGCGTTACTTTTTCGGCATTTTGAGCCTGTTTTTGATACTCAAGGGTATTTCCATCAACTGCGTTAAATGAAGAAGAATCTCCATATACCTGTAAACCCTTAATACCATATGACCAGTCCCACGAAGCTTCAATGATTCCATTGCCATCCTCGTATTCCAAAATAATCGTAGCGTCATCGTCTACTTTTGGATAAACATCAGGCTTTAAATTTCGGGTAACCGCGGTTACGGCAATAGGTTTTTGACCGTTTTTTAACCAGGTCATTAAATTTGCACCATAGCAACCAAAATCCATAATTGCCCCACCACCATTTTTTACAGGATCAGTAAGCCAATCTAGAAATTCTGCACTGCAACCTATTTCTTTAGGGCCTTCATGACCATCTTTGGCAATCATTTTTTTGATAGTTCCAAAGTTGGTATTTTTTACTTTTACCGCCAGGGTCTGGTTACTTCCATACCATGTCGTCTCATAATTGGTAAGCAGGGGAGTGGAGTTGTCCCGTGAAAGCTTTGCCATCTCCTTTGCATCCTTAAGGGTAGTTGCAAGGGGTTTTTCTACCATTACAGGAATTTGCATGGGCAAGGCAATACGGGCAACATCTATATGTTCAGAAACCGGATTGTAAGCAAGAACCGCATCAGGTTTTAATTTGTCAAGTGCGGTTTTTAAGTCGCTATAAAAAATAGAACGATCGAGCTTGTAACTTTTACTATAGCGTGCTATGAGATCTTTATCGCTTTCAACAATACCAGTAATACTTACTTTGCCCTCTTTATATTCGTTCATGATCACATGTGCGTGGTCGTGACTAAGACCAGCGACCACTACCTTGAGTTTTTGCTGGGCAGTTATTGCTATGGTGACAAAAATGAATAAAAGAGTAATTATAGAGGTTTTCATGGTGGTCATATTTAAAAGTTTTAAATGTATTTCTAATCCTGGGGTATCTTGATTCTAGAAGACTCCCGTTCTATAAATCTTGCATCCAGTACAATCTGTTTCGTAGGGGTTCTGTTATTTTTTTCTTTCAGCATTTTGAGCATGATTTTCATGATTTCTTCACCCATTTGCTTTAATGGCTGGGCCACTGCAGAGATGGATGGAGAATGTATCTTGAAGAAGTCGTTATCATCAAAAGCGACTATACCAAGTT
This portion of the Flavimarina sp. Hel_I_48 genome encodes:
- a CDS encoding glycoside hydrolase family 43 protein, with translation MKKILLFSLVMAALPAIAQNNNPVFPGWYADPEGIIFDNAYWIYPTFSAPYEEQVFLDAFSSPDLVNWTKHPKVLDTSAVKWAHKAMWAPSIIEKDDKYYLFFGANDIQGDEEEGGIGVAVSDNPGGPFKDHLGKPLIDKFHNGAQPIDQFAFKDKDGQYYLFYGGWKHCNVAKLNDDFTGFIPFEDGSTFKEITPDSYVEGPFMFIRDGKYYFMWSEGGWTGPDYSVAYAIADSPMGPFKRVDKILQQDMDIARGAGHHSVIHEKDSDNYYMVYHRRPIDTDARDSRETCIDRMYFDKNGHIQPVIMTREGVKSNPLTIKNQD
- a CDS encoding Gfo/Idh/MocA family protein, whose amino-acid sequence is MTTMKTSIITLLFIFVTIAITAQQKLKVVVAGLSHDHAHVIMNEYKEGKVSITGIVESDKDLIARYSKSYKLDRSIFYSDLKTALDKLKPDAVLAYNPVSEHIDVARIALPMQIPVMVEKPLATTLKDAKEMAKLSRDNSTPLLTNYETTWYGSNQTLAVKVKNTNFGTIKKMIAKDGHEGPKEIGCSAEFLDWLTDPVKNGGGAIMDFGCYGANLMTWLKNGQKPIAVTAVTRNLKPDVYPKVDDDATIILEYEDGNGIIEASWDWSYGIKGLQVYGDSSSFNAVDGNTLEYQKQAQNAEKVTLTEDFHKDHLTYLQAVINHNVETKNDLSSLENNLIVVEILEAAKKSAKTGERVKL